The nucleotide sequence CTGTATTCGGCCATGCGTTCGAGCAGGGCAGGCAGTTCGACTTCGGCGATGATGATGCCCTGATGCGCCGGGCGGACGAAGCCGACCTCGGCCATGTGGCGATTGAATTCGAGCAGCCCGTCGTAGAACCCGAAGGCGTTGAGCACGCCGACGGGCTTGTTGTGGTAGCCGAGCTGGGCCCAGCTGACCGCTTCCCACAGCTCGTCCATCGTGCCGACCCCGCCGGGGATGGTCAGGAACCCGTCGCTGAGGTCGGTGAAGGCCTGCTTGCGCTCGTGCATGTTGGCGACGACCTTGAGGTCCGTGCACTCAAGGTTGGCGACCTCGGCCTTGATCATGGCTTCGGGAATGACGCCGAT is from Croceibacterium aestuarii and encodes:
- a CDS encoding TIGR00730 family Rossman fold protein, encoding MNRLAVYCGSATPEDSRYIELAREVGATLAARGVGVVYGGGRLGLMGALASGALHAGGEVIGVIPEAMIKAEVANLECTDLKVVANMHERKQAFTDLSDGFLTIPGGVGTMDELWEAVSWAQLGYHNKPVGVLNAFGFYDGLLEFNRHMAEVGFVRPAHQGIIIAEVELPALLERMAEYRPHTPIFQMKAEDL